A stretch of the Nakaseomyces glabratus chromosome L, complete sequence genome encodes the following:
- the AIM23 gene encoding Aim23p (CAGL0L05698g~Ortholog(s) have ribosome binding activity, role in mitochondrial translational initiation and mitochondrion localization), with protein sequence MIRSILCCRPVRQFHSSFLSLNSASPALNAGIAIDAWLKRGTAKSNIKNRKKYDHHHNGENRRRKKPMAVRWSSGTERAKEAANHMLSKVFETNSKGNIRFFNQISGKVEDSNIREFAKGIDLSQHGINIVNIINTETEQLPFVKLVDTKTALKKYSDYLAEKKEEELKSMGLLPRKFFENSKTNEDNLKHIKISWSIKEDDLAKQKAHDITSMLKKGNKVNLYIADKEDLGGSKWMENFENVEEEKPPSKKRLRPSEIERRESIIEQLKLLVSDISTDPIIEGRANGKMIIRLTPKVNKDDSIDKRSLKELKKQQRIEKLNKKLQRKKERELQDD encoded by the coding sequence ATGATAAGATCAATATTGTGCTGCAGGCCAGTGCGACAGTTCCATAGCAGTTTCCTAAGCCTCAATAGCGCATCACCGGCATTAAATGCAGGTATAGCAATTGATGCCTGGCTCAAGAGAGGCACTGCGAAATCAAATATCAAGaacagaaagaaatatgatCATCACCACAACGGTGAAAATCGGAGGCGAAAGAAACCGATGGCTGTTAGATGGAGTTCAGGTACTGAAAGGGCAAAAGAAGCTGCTAACCACATGCTATCAAAGGTTTTTGAGACAAACTCTAAAGGTAACATAAGGTTTTTTAATCAAATTTCTGGTAAAGTTGAGGACTCTAATATCAGGGAATTTGCTAAAGGAATTGATTTAAGTCAACATGGGATAAACATTgttaatatcattaataCTGAAACTGAACAACTACCATTTGTTAAACTTGTAGATACTAAGACAGCTCTAAAGAAATACTCTGACTATTTGgcagaaaagaaggaagaagagCTGAAATCGATGGGTCTGTTACCAAGAAAGTTCTTCGAAAATTCTAAAACAAACGAGGACAACCTTAAACACATCAAGATCTCGTGGAGTATAAAAGAGGATGACCTAGCAAAACAAAAGGCTCATGATATTACGTCGATGCTGAAAAAGGGAAACAAAGttaatttatatatagCAGATAAAGAAGACCTTGGTGGTTCTAAGTGGATggaaaactttgaaaatgtagaagaagaaaaaccTCCTTCTAAGAAACGATTAAGACCATCCGAGATTGAGAGGAGAGAATCAATAATTGAGCAATTAAAACTCTTGGTTTCTGATATATCTACCGATCCTATTATTGAAGGTAGAGCAAACGGTAAAATGATTATAAGACTCACTCCAAAAGTAAATAAAGATGACAGTATTGATAAGAGATCTTTGAAAGAACTAAAAAAGCAGCAACGAATAGAAAAgctaaataaaaaattacaaagaaaaaaagagaggGAGCTGCAAGATGATTAA
- a CDS encoding uncharacterized protein (CAGL0L05720g~Ortholog(s) have fungal-type vacuole, membrane localization) encodes MRVVYINTLILVTYCTFSYAAGVGSHLTFLLRVISDPSVFEETQLNINSQYYFPWLKSGAFFPDALYSCSLNNKKWHDFAEYTHWSPFLELAINYWRDTYGDKKNDIMSEESQKLAAFLLGIFTHQVVDVPWHALGEGYRDHGLLKVLAELEFNSDLNKAHSYLDIIGDFLIMADMLEGVDNEADNLIWKFFNSLDWALPSPRDISALVSLSGFSEVDINYRDIEKCVTRGMTALNSEVRLIATDKLPYLLLAYNSSPKARELIKYNKVGGEFDLILTLKRKVKGFLRKFKNNEMVSYLGDGDTGYDSIDIIERSMPNRVVPLHSKSFGSFKKYWIGRKDSHLGENMLFVKLNDTKFYLISCSSFTDRYGQVYIIPICKDNKQLIYDSTISPVLKIKGSSIGKIEISYNDSHALIVIDSFSRVIKIYHSASEHYSYQIDDCDMNNLKIVSIIYDRSTDMNTIFLADKLYGKNEKGKVISFEIDGSGRPIKNTGTGKVLLQTVMDPSTFKLGNYVHTASSVLISGKSMYIAAAGAGVVMRCHVSAVPLSEESCSIVNIPNNPENSDISEIVPLPSRIHGDFGKTLLSIFHQDEIYILISQPLHNFVHVYKEIFGNLRYLTKLTVPIRLDEIPQLVGFGTSMVFDKVEGVLHIASPGINGGKGAIWTVSFSEIVEAAHRNTIELNPNNHVKYTNPLSSIHARSFGFSLAWCDEGQLAVGVPEFGYNSIGLEEVAGAILIY; translated from the coding sequence ATGAGAGTAGTATACATTAACACTCTCATTCTTGTTACTTATTGTACCTTTAGTTATGCTGCTGGAGTTGGTAGTCATCTTACATTTCTTTTGAGAGTTATAAGTGATCCATCAGTTTTCGAAGAAACACAATTGAATATTAATTCTCAGTATTATTTTCCGTGGCTGAAGTCCGGTGCCTTTTTCCCAGATGCCTTGtattcttgttctttgaaTAACAAGAAATGGCATGATTTCGCAGAATATACCCATTGGTCACCATTTCTCGAACTCGCAATAAATTATTGGAGGGATACATATGGTGATAAGAAAAATGACATTATGTCTGAGGAATCACAGAAGCTGGCCGCTTTTTTGTTAGGTATATTCACTCATCAAGTGGTGGATGTTCCATGGCATGCATTAGGTGAAGGGTATAGAGATCATGGACTATTGAAAGTGCTAGCTGAACTGGAGTTTAATAGCGATCTGAACAAAGCACATTCATATTTAGATATTATAGGTGATTTTCTTATTATGGCAGATATGTTGGAAGGTGTTGATAATGAAGCCGACAATTTAATATGGAAGTTTTTCAACTCCTTAGATTGGGCGCTTCCATCACCTAGGGATATAAGCGCCCTGGTCTCATTATCTGGGTTTTCTGAAGTAGACATTAACTACAGGGATATAGAGAAATGTGTAACTCGTGGTATGACAGCCTTGAATAGCGAGGTCAGATTGATAGCTACAGATAAATTGCCATATCTCCTGCTGGCTTATAATTCCTCTCCGAAAGCAAGAGAGCTTATAAAGTATAATAAAGTTGGCGGGGAATTTGACTTAATATTGACATTAAAGCGCAAGGTCAAAGGTTTTTTAAGGAAGTTTAAAAACAATGAGATGGTTTCATATcttggagatggagatACAGGATACGATTCTATTGATATAATAGAGAGAAGTATGCCCAACAGAGTTGTGCCTCTTCATAGTAAAAGTTTTGGCAGTTTCAAAAAGTATTGGATTGGTAGGAAAGACTCCCATTTGGGTGAGAATATGTTATTTGTTAAACTAAACGATACCAAATTTTACTTGATATCATGTTCCTCATTTACAGATCGTTATGGTCAGGTATATATAATACCTATCTGCAAGGATAATAAGCAGCTAATCTATGACTCAACAATTTCACCAGTGCTAAAAATTAAGGGTAGTTCTATaggaaaaattgaaatttcataTAATGACTCTCACGCATTAATTGTAATAGATTCATTTTCCCGTGTTATTAAAATTTACCACTCCGCTAGTGAACATTATTCTTATCAAATTGATGATTGTGATATGAATAACCTGaaaattgtttcaattatttATGATAGATCTACAGATATGAATACAATATTTTTAGCGGACAAGCTCTATGgcaaaaatgaaaaaggGAAGgttatttcttttgagaTTGATGGTTCAGGTAGACCAATAAAGAATACTGGTACTGGTAAAGTACTACTGCAAACAGTGATGGATCCATCCACTTTTAAGTTAGGAAACTATGTCCATACTGCATCATCTGTTCTTATTTCCGGGAAGTCTATGTATATTGCTGCAGCGGGGGCTGGTGTGGTCATGAGATGTCACGTAAGCGCTGTTCCTTTATCTGAAGAATCTTGTTCAATTGTCAATATCCCAAATAATCCTGAAAACTCCGATATTAGTGAAATTGTGCCTTTACCTTCAAGAATACATGGGGATTTTGGAAAGACATTGTTGTCAATTTTTCATCAAGATGAAATCTACATTCTGATTTCTCAGCCTCTACACAATTTTGTCCATGTTtacaaagaaatttttggaaatttACGGTATCTAACAAAACTTACAGTTCCAATCAGGTTAGATGAGATACCGCAACTTGTTGGGTTTGGAACATCAATGGTTTTTGACAAAGTTGAAGGTGTTTTACATATTGCCTCACCTGGTATAAATGGCGGTAAAGGAGCTATTTGGactgtttctttttcgGAGATTGTAGAGGCAGCTCATAGAAATACCATAGAGCTTAATCCCAATAATCATGTAAAATATACCAATCCGCTTTCATCTATCCATGCTCGTAGCTTTGGTTTTTCTTTAGCTTGGTGTGATGAAGGTCAGTTAGCAGTGGGGGTCCCAGAATTTGGATATAATAGCATAGGGTTGGAAGAAGTTGCAGGAGctattttaatttattaa
- the MRS3 gene encoding Fe(2+) transporter (CAGL0L05742g~Ortholog(s) have iron ion transmembrane transporter activity, role in RNA splicing, mitochondrial iron ion transport and mitochondrion localization) produces the protein MESSDVIDYEALPDHAPLAHQLMAGAFAGIAEHSVIFPLDALKTRLQAMHAISTTGGQPIPSTMLRQLSSISAQEGSMVLWKGVQSVLLGAGPAHAVYFATYEMVKSFLIDEATSTSKYHFFKTAFSGATATIAADALMNPFDVIKQRIQLNTNISVWDTAKRIYSKEGFQAFYSSYPTTLAINIPFAAFNFGIYDTATRYFNPSGVYNPFIHCLCGGISGAACAGLTTPLDCIKTALQVRGSEKVSMEVFKQADTFKKATRAIYQVYGWRGFWSGVKPRILANMPATAISWTAYEFAKHFLFHY, from the coding sequence ATGGAATCATCAGACGTTATAGATTATGAGGCTTTGCCTGATCATGCACCATTGGCACATCAACTTATGGCCGGTGCTTTTGCCGGTATAGCTGAGCACTCGGTTATATTCCCTCTCGATGCTCTGAAGACAAGACTTCAAGCAATGCACGCTATAAGCACAACCGGTGGCCAGCCTATCCCATCTACAATGCTAAGACAATTGTCTAGCATATCAGCACAAGAGGGTTCCATGGTCCTGTGGAAAGGTGTCCAATCTGTATTGCTGGGTGCTGGTCCTGCGCATGCTGTGTATTTCGCAACTTATGAGATGGTCAAATCATTCCTTATAGATGAAGCTACTAGTACTTCAAAATACCACTTCTTCAAGACCGCATTCTCCGGTGCAACAGCAACTATCGCAGCAGATGCTTTAATGAACCCATTTGATGTTATTAAACAGAGAATTCAGTTAAACACAAATATATCGGTGTGGGACACAGCCAAGAGAATATATTCCAAAGAAGGTTTCCAGGCTTTCTACTCATCATATCCTACAACTCTAGCTATAAATATACCGTTTGCTGCATTCAACTTCGGTATATATGACACAGCTACAAGGTATTTCAATCCAAGTGGTGTTTACAATCCCTTCATACATTGTTTATGTGGTGGTATCAGTGGTGCGGCATGTGCGGGGTTGACTACCCCATTGGACTGTATAAAGACGGCCTTACAAGTACGAGGCAGCGAAAAGGTGTCTATGGAGGTGTTTAAGCAAGCTGATACTTTCAAGAAGGCCACAAGAGCTATATATCAAGTTTATGGCTGGAGGGGTTTTTGGAGTGGTGTCAAACCAAGAATTTTGGCTAACATGCCTGCGACTGCCATTTCCTGGACTGCATATGAGTTCGCAAAGCACTTCTTGTTCCATTATTAG
- a CDS encoding C2H2-type zinc finger protein (CAGL0L05786g~Has domain(s) with predicted nucleic acid binding, zinc ion binding activity), with translation MNNYMLMHQNNYQYPVQVQTPVPMPNHQHQQAGAAQPANHILPLTSNANAGYHNTNVVNSQERGNITLPPISSIVGNCVPPQAQQQDVCVQAHVAEPYPQYQSITHNNGMIKGGQQYHYYVPPPRAITPCLSSQGSPSFSHSNLVMVPKLDKQTSYLNANGTVVMDRTPSNYSNSSLVSYNSQNAESPGMTTPMSTPPSAFSSRSASASGMPMPTVFEGRTTDISRTASTSPKTPSLPDSSKSIRKSTEGIKKSKSKSQSPKTKSKVTPTSITVSAIDELSKLRKQCPVCGKVCSRPSTLKTHYLIHTGDTPFKCPWKDCKKAFNVKSNMLRHLKCHERKKQAKAQAA, from the coding sequence ATGAACAACTACATGTTAATGCACCAGAACAATTATCAATACCCAGTGCAGGTTCAGACACCAGTTCCCATGCCAAATCATCAACACCAACAAGCTGGCGCAGCTCAGCCGGCAAACCATATATTACCACTTACTTCTAACGCTAATGCTGGGTACCACAACACAAATGTAGTAAACAGCCAAGAGAGGGGAAACATAACCTTACCACCTATCTCGTCGATTGTAGGAAACTGTGTCCCACCGCAAGCACAACAACAGGATGTGTGCGTCCAGGCTCACGTCGCCGAACCATACCCACAATACCAGAGCATTACGCATAACAATGGTATGATCAAAGGTGGTCAGCAATATCACTACTACGTTCCTCCACCAAGGGCGATCACACCATGTTTGTCTTCTCAGGGAAGTCCAAGCTTCTCACATTCAAACCTAGTCATGGTACCAAAGCTGGATAAGCAAACTAGCTACCTAAACGCCAACGGTACAGTGGTAATGGATCGTACACCATCAAATTACTCCAACAGCTCACTGGTGTCTTACAACTCCCAGAATGCAGAATCTCCAGGTATGACAACACCAATGTCTACACCACCTTCCGCATTCTCATCTAGATCAGCATCGGCATCCGGCATGCCTATGCCAACTGTATTTGAAGGGCGTACAACTGACATCAGTAGAACTGCCTCTACATCTCCAAAGACACCATCGCTACCGGACTCCTCAAAGAGTATAAGGAAGAGCACAGAAGGTATTAAGAAGAGCAAGAGCAAGAGCCAATCACCAAAGACAAAGTCGAAGGTTACACCAACAAGCATTACTGTTAGCGCCATTGATGAGCTCTCGAAACTGAGAAAACAATGTCCTGTCTGTGGCAAAGTTTGTTCACGACCATCAACACTAAAGACACACTACTTGATCCATACTGGTGACACTCCATTCAAGTGTCCATGGAAGGATTGTAAGAAGGCATTCAATGTCAAGAGTAATATGCTGAGACATTTGAAGTGTCATGAGAGGAAGAAACAAGCAAAAGCTCAGGCAGCCTGA
- a CDS encoding uncharacterized protein (CAGL0L05830g~Ortholog(s) have structural molecule activity, role in ascospore formation and meiotic spindle pole body localization), with protein sequence MAHSRTFTEQLHHLRCLNDEILKTTDDINESLVESEITHIESKSVGESITTATTTTFTMKQNSEIVHYLLPFLNSLIKSFYSFYEHINDVEQLDFQFSQFRKSMTFSPVCKFSHNTTQTKDLVGTEVVNKNEWYEYHNGNMTKLFEILDTILILQTQLLNAYNNKHNSLKTNYQLDILYSIFIDPKSYGLKESDHVKSLRLEMFNVLLELFKSEFK encoded by the coding sequence ATGGCTCATTCCAGAACGTTTACAGAACAGCTACATCACTTGCGATGCCTtaatgatgaaattttgaaaacaaCAGATGATATCAACGAAAGCTTGGTTGAATCAGAAATTACCCATATAGAGAGCAAATCTGTTGGGGAATCGATAACGACTGCGACTACAACTACCTTCACAATGAAACAAAACAGTGAAATAGTCCATTACCTTCTACCGTTTTTAAACAGCCTAATCAAAAGCttttattcattttatGAACATATTAATGATGTTGAGCAGCTTGACTTTCAGTTTAGTCAATTCAGAAAGTCTATGACATTCTCACCTGTTTGTAAATTTAGCCATAACACAACTCAAACGAAAGATTTAGTTGGAACCGAAGTtgttaataaaaatgagtGGTACGAATATCACAATGGCAATATGACTAagctttttgaaatattggACACAATACTAATTCTACAGACCCAGCTCCTGAATGCATACAACAATAAGCACAATTCTTTAAAAACGAATTACCAATTGGATATTTTGTACTCAATTTTCATAGATCCCAAAAGTTATGGCTTGAAAGAATCAGATCATGTCAAATCTTTACGATTGGAAATGTTTAACGTATTGCTGGAGCTATTCAAATCTGAATTTAAATAG